A single region of the Pelecanus crispus isolate bPelCri1 chromosome 10, bPelCri1.pri, whole genome shotgun sequence genome encodes:
- the GDF2 gene encoding growth/differentiation factor 2: MHYFGVLAALSVFNIIACLTRGKPLEDWDKLSAIGKSDAHFHDAEEVEDETHFDFKSFLENMKTDLLRSLNLSKVPSQVKTKEEPPQFMIDLYNRYAADKSSIPASNIVRSFSTEDVVSLASPEENPFQKHILLFNISIPRYEEITRAELRIYISCHREVGSLSRLEGNMVIYDVLDGDHWENPESTKSFLVSHNIQECGWEMFEVSSAVKRWVRADKLKTKNKLEVVIESKALGGFTCGKLDISVTPDTKNLPLLIVFSNDRSNGTKETKVELREMIVHEQESVLKKLGKNNTSSEEEEQREEKAIIGPHQHSSRSKRSIGANHCRRTSLHVNFEEIGWDSWIIAPKDYEAFECKGGCFFPLTDNVTPTKHAIVQTLVHLQNPKKASKACCVPTKLDSISILYKDDAGVPTLIYNYEGMKVAECGCR, encoded by the exons atgcattattttgGAGTATTAGCTGCACTGTCTGTTTTCAACATCATTGCCTGTTTGACCAGAGGCAAGCCTTTGGAAGATTGGGACAAGTTATCAGCTATAGGAAAGTCTGATGCACACTTTCATGATGCTGAGGAAGTGGAAGACGAGACTCATTTTGACTTTAAATCTTTCCTGGAGAATATGAAGACGGATTTACTAAGGAGTTTGAATTTGTCAAAAGTCCCCTCACAAGTGAAGACCAAAGAAGAACCACCACAGTTCATGATTGATTTATACAACAGATATGCTGCAGACAAGtcctccatccctgcatccAATATTGTAAGGAGCTTCAGTACTGAAG ATGTTGTTTCTTTAGCTTCACcagaagaaaatccatttcAGAAACACATCTTGCTCTTCAACATCTCTATTCCACGATATGAGGAAATCACCAGAGCTGAACTGAGAATTTATATCTCCTGTCACAGGGAAGTTGGGTCTCTCTCTAGGCTGGAAGGCAATATGGTCATTTATGATGTTCTAGATGGTGACCACTGGGAAAACCCAGAAAGCACCAAATCTTTCCTTGTCTCCCACAATATCCAGGAGTGTGGTTGGGAGATGTTTGAAGTGTCCAGCGCTGTGAAAAGATGGGTCAGGGCAGATAAACTGAAGACTAAAAACAAGCTAGAGGTTGTTATAGAGAGTAAGGCTCTGGGTGGTTTCACTTGTGGGAAGCTGGATATCAGTGTTACCCCTGACACTAAAAATCTGCCCCTGTTAATAGTGTTCTCCAATGACCGCAGCAATGGGACAAAAGAGACCAAAGTGGAGCTCCGGGAGATGATCGTTCATGAACAAGAAAGTGTGCTAAAGAAATTAGGAAAGAACAACACTTCAtctgaagaggaagaacagagagaggaaaaggccATCATTGGGCCCCACCAGCATTCCTCCAGAAGCAAGAGAAGCATCGGAGCCAACCACTGCCGGAGAACTTCCCTCCATGTGAACTTTGAAGAGATTGGCTGGGATTCCTGGATCATTGCACCAAAAGATTATGAGGCTTTTGAGTGTAAAGGAGGCTGCTTCTTCCCTCTGACAGATAACGTTACCCCAACAAAACATGCTATTGTCCAAACTCTGGTGCATctccaaaacccaaagaaagcTTCCAAGGCCTGTTGTGTTCCAACTAAATTGGATTCAATCTCCATTCTTTATAAGGATGATGCTGGTGTGCCCACTTTGATATACAACTACGAAGGGATGAAAGTGGCAGAATGTGGCTGCAGGTAG